ACTGGCGCGCGAAGACCCAGGCGCTGAAGCCCGTTCCGACCGAAGAGCTGCCCTGGGGGCCCGTGCTCGAGAACGTCCTCGAGGGCGACGCTGTCGATCTCTTCAAGTTCCCCACGCCGAAGTGGCACGAAAACGACGGCGGCCGCTACATCGGCACGGGCGTCTGCGTGATCCAGCGCGACCCGGACACCGGCGTCGTGAATTCCGGCGCCTATCGGGTCTCGATCCACGACCGGCGCACCCTCGGCATCTTCATCGAGCACGGCAAGGACGGCGACCGAATTCGCCGCGCGCACTGGGCGCGCGGCGAGAAATGCCCGGTCGCGATCTCCGTGGGGCAGGACCCGGTCCTGACGGCGCTGGCGGGTCCCAACTTGTTTCGCACGCCGGAGAACATCTCTGAGTTCGAGGTGGCTGGCTACCTCCAGGGAGGCCCGTATCCCGTCGTGCGCGCGCGAGCGACCGGCTTGCCGATCCCCGCGTACGCAGAGATCGTGATCGAGGGGTTCATGCCGTCGCCCGACGAGGCCCTCGTTCCGGAGGGTCCCTTCGGGGAGTGGACCGGCTACTACGCCCACGGCCGGCGGCCCGAGACGATCGTCGAAGTGGCCGCGATCTACCACCGCAACGATCCCATCATCTTCGGCGCGCCGCCAATCCGGCCCGTCGGCTGTCGGTATTTCACCTACCTCGGGGGCGACGACATCGCCTCGATGCAGCAGCTCGATCGCGCCAAGATCCCCGGCGTGCAACGGATCTTCCAGCTCGCCTACCCATCCTTTCGCGTGGTCGCCCTGAAACAGCTGTACCCTGGCCACGTGGACGACGTGATTCGGGTGCTCGTCCCCGGCGGCGATCAGTACAACGGCCACCACATGTGGGTGATCGTGGACGACGACATCGACATCACCAATGAGAAAGAAGTGCTCTGGGCCATCGCAAGCCGGTGCGCGCCGGAGCACGGCGTGCGCGTCGTTCCGGGCACGGCCGTGTGGCAGCTCGACCCGCGCATCCCACCGGACGGGCGGTCGGACCCGAACGCCGAGCACGGACGCAGCACGTACGTGGCCCACGATCTCGTTATCAACGCCTGTCGCCCCTACGAATGGGCCGACGAGTTTCCGCCGGTCGCGGTGAATGGCCCGGAGCTGCGCGCCAGGATCCAGCAGCGCTGGAAGGAGCTGTTCGCGCCGTGACGGGAGGCGTGCGCTGGCTCGC
The genomic region above belongs to Chloroflexota bacterium and contains:
- a CDS encoding UbiD family decarboxylase, with the protein product MLWQDLRAYLAKLDELGELRHVAEAGYEEDIGGITELITEQNGPSLLFDEIPGFPPGYRVASNLFTTVKRTALALGLPGDLPAVEVAAHWRAKTQALKPVPTEELPWGPVLENVLEGDAVDLFKFPTPKWHENDGGRYIGTGVCVIQRDPDTGVVNSGAYRVSIHDRRTLGIFIEHGKDGDRIRRAHWARGEKCPVAISVGQDPVLTALAGPNLFRTPENISEFEVAGYLQGGPYPVVRARATGLPIPAYAEIVIEGFMPSPDEALVPEGPFGEWTGYYAHGRRPETIVEVAAIYHRNDPIIFGAPPIRPVGCRYFTYLGGDDIASMQQLDRAKIPGVQRIFQLAYPSFRVVALKQLYPGHVDDVIRVLVPGGDQYNGHHMWVIVDDDIDITNEKEVLWAIASRCAPEHGVRVVPGTAVWQLDPRIPPDGRSDPNAEHGRSTYVAHDLVINACRPYEWADEFPPVAVNGPELRARIQQRWKELFAP